Proteins encoded by one window of Mercenaria mercenaria strain notata chromosome 4, MADL_Memer_1, whole genome shotgun sequence:
- the LOC128556204 gene encoding baculoviral IAP repeat-containing protein 7-A-like isoform X2: protein MNYSKEMVAKAIRIFIAKNGNSDFKGKDLCEILFDIDENPDELDENEVNKCIEETNEIAKEDEQLEPLETLLEENNRLKENQKCKICLDSRADVIFLPCDHMVSCPQCAPALIKCPVCRQTVNGQLKAFFSVTNINV, encoded by the exons ATGAATTACTCAAAAGAGATGGTTGCTAAAGCAATAAGGATATTTATTGCCAAAAATG gaaacAGTGATTTCAAAGGCAAAGATTTGTGTGAAATCCTTTTTGATATAGACGAGAATCCCGATGAACTAGATGAAAATGAAGTCAATAAATGTATTGAAGAAACCAACGAGATAGCTAAAGAAGACGAGCAATTAG AGCCACTCGAAACTCTTCTTGAAGAAAACAACAGGTTAAAGGAGAACCAAAAGTGTAAAATATGTTTGGACAGCCGAGCTGATGTGATATTTCTGCCATGTGATCACATGGTCAGCTGTCCGCAGTGCGCCCCAGCGCTTATTAAATGCCCCGTTTGCAGACAAACTGTCAATGGACAGCTGAAAGCATTCTTTTCCGTAActaatataaatgtttaa
- the LOC123550993 gene encoding baculoviral IAP repeat-containing protein 7-like isoform X1, translated as MYSSHAIRLESLKNWPGRVWFDICEVASAGLYYLGYDENSRDRLRCAFCEFIVANWKRGENVWKVHAAFVPTCQHLLFCKGIDFVKTVLQNEENNAEFQLAHNTSDRSMYGHLLRFKELTSWYQRVFIKKSTIIFR; from the exons ATGTATTCATCACATGCCATCAGATTAGAGTCATTGAAAAATTGGCCAGGTCGCGTGTGGTTCGATATATGTGAAGTTGCTAGTGCTGGACTTTATTACCTGGGTT ACGACGAGAATTCAAGGGACAGACTACGATGTGCGTTTTGCGAATTTATAGTCGCTAACTGGAAAAGAGGCGAAAATGTTTGGAAAGTGCATGCTGCGTTTGTGCCAACTTGTCAGCACCTTTTGTTTTGTAAAGGAATAGATTTTGTAAAAACAGTCTTGCAGAACGAAGAGAACAACGCAGAG ttCCAGTTAGCACACAATACATCAGACAGAAGCATGTATGGACATCTTCTGCGATTCAAAG AGCTAACTTCTTGGTATCAGCGGGTATTTATTAAGAAATCAACAATCATCTTCAGATAG
- the LOC123550993 gene encoding baculoviral IAP repeat-containing protein 7-like isoform X2 has translation MYSSHAIRLESLKNWPGRVWFDICEVASAGLYYLDDENSRDRLRCAFCEFIVANWKRGENVWKVHAAFVPTCQHLLFCKGIDFVKTVLQNEENNAEFQLAHNTSDRSMYGHLLRFKELTSWYQRVFIKKSTIIFR, from the exons ATGTATTCATCACATGCCATCAGATTAGAGTCATTGAAAAATTGGCCAGGTCGCGTGTGGTTCGATATATGTGAAGTTGCTAGTGCTGGACTTTATTACCTGG ACGACGAGAATTCAAGGGACAGACTACGATGTGCGTTTTGCGAATTTATAGTCGCTAACTGGAAAAGAGGCGAAAATGTTTGGAAAGTGCATGCTGCGTTTGTGCCAACTTGTCAGCACCTTTTGTTTTGTAAAGGAATAGATTTTGTAAAAACAGTCTTGCAGAACGAAGAGAACAACGCAGAG ttCCAGTTAGCACACAATACATCAGACAGAAGCATGTATGGACATCTTCTGCGATTCAAAG AGCTAACTTCTTGGTATCAGCGGGTATTTATTAAGAAATCAACAATCATCTTCAGATAG